Part of the Natrialbaceae archaeon AArc-T1-2 genome, CCCACTCGCGTCGCTCGCGGATCCGTCGGCGCCCGTCATCGGTGATCGCGTAGTAGTTCGTTCGCCTGTCGAGTTGGCCCTTCTCTACCAGCTCTTTGTTGACGAGTGTATCGAGGTTCGGGTACAGTCGTCCGTGGTTGATTTCCGAACTGTAGTACTTTTCGACTTCTTCTTTAACAGACTGGCCGGACGGTCGATCCGAACCGGCGATCACGTACAGGAGGTCACGCTGAAACCCGGTCAGGTCGTGCATTGCTCAATCACGTAGACCGTTCCGATGACTAGATAATTTGTTATCCGCTTCGTACAGTGATTTCCCCGATCGTTTCATGTTGTATTCAGGGAAGAAAAGTGTCTGGTCTCGTGACTGACTTCCGTTCGTATACGTAGCCGACATCGAATCGAACAGCACCATCAACTAACGCCCAAATTCGGTTGTGCTGGCAGCTATCGGTCGGGACACCGACGGTTTCAGGGCCGCGTACCCTCAGGAATCGGAACCGTCACCGAGCCGTAACTGACGAGAGAGTCGGCGCTGACGTCACGACCGACGGCGAACGATCTCCCCTCCCCTACTGCATCTGGGTCGATCGAACGGACGACGAGCTGTACGCTACTGGCGTTCGTCGGACGAAAAGATAGTCACGTCGATCCCGTCGGCGTCGATGTCGACGCTCAAGTGATCGACGGTCGCCTCGTACGCCGTCGTGTGTGAGCCGTCCTCCTCGAACCTGATACACTCCGCGAGGAGATCGCTCTCGAGGAGATCGTTGATTCGTCGATAGACCGTCGCCGACGAACTGTCAGTTCGGTCGGTCAGCTCGGTTGCCGTCCGCGGTCGTTCGCTCGTCGCGACGAGGATGATACGTGCACAGTCGTCACCGAGCGCGTCGAGCGCGGCATTTCGAGTCGATTCCACCGTCGAGTTGTTTGCCTGTCCGGACATTATCGTCAGACCTACGTGTCGTAGGCGCGGGGGGTTCGCTCCCAGCGGGGAGGGGACTATTCACGGTCGAACGTCGGCCCGTCCGATCATCTCGGCAGCACTTCCAGCGATATAATCTGTAACTCGACATGGTATTTTATAACGACGTACTTTATTCCGAGAAGTGCGAACATATACCGACGAAATATCACATTTCGGGGCCGAAATGAGGAGTTTCGAACTGTTTTGCGAGGTCGTAACAGTGCGTTTGAATACAGAATGCTGGACAATCCGACTGAATCCGGATTGACGCCACGAGCAGCGGAACTGGCGAAAACCACCTTCTCGAGGTGATGTTCCGCCGAAAACGCGTCGGAAATTGGGTATTTACCAGCTGGCCGAAACCA contains:
- a CDS encoding helix-turn-helix transcriptional regulator, coding for MHDLTGFQRDLLYVIAGSDRPSGQSVKEEVEKYYSSEINHGRLYPNLDTLVNKELVEKGQLDRRTNYYAITDDGRRRIRERREWEEQYMEF
- a CDS encoding winged helix-turn-helix domain-containing protein, whose product is MSGQANNSTVESTRNAALDALGDDCARIILVATSERPRTATELTDRTDSSSATVYRRINDLLESDLLAECIRFEEDGSHTTAYEATVDHLSVDIDADGIDVTIFSSDERQ